A stretch of Pseudomonas sp. LS.1a DNA encodes these proteins:
- the nhaR gene encoding transcriptional activator NhaR — translation MLNYRQLHYFWAVAKTGSIARASEQLNLTPQTISGQISLFEQTYGLELFQRVGRQLELTETGRQTLIYAEQMFQLGGELEAMLRAGPQEQILFRVGVADVVPKSIVYRLLAPTMELDDVLRINCREDKLERLLADLAIQRLDLVISDSPMPSHLDIKGYSQKLGECGLSFFATPALAQRLEGPFPACLQDAPLLIPGQETVVRSRLLRWLAEQQVQPRIVGEFDDSALMQAFGQSGSGIFVAPSVIAEEVCRQYGVVLIGQTEAVHESFYAISVERKVKHPGIVAITEGARRELFHW, via the coding sequence ATGCTCAACTATCGGCAGTTGCACTACTTCTGGGCCGTGGCCAAGACCGGCAGCATCGCCCGCGCCAGCGAACAGTTGAACCTGACCCCGCAAACCATCAGCGGGCAGATCAGCCTGTTCGAACAGACCTACGGCCTGGAGTTGTTCCAGCGCGTGGGGCGGCAGCTGGAGCTGACCGAAACAGGGCGCCAGACGCTGATCTATGCCGAGCAGATGTTCCAGCTGGGCGGCGAACTGGAAGCCATGCTGCGGGCCGGCCCGCAAGAGCAGATCCTGTTCCGCGTGGGCGTGGCTGACGTGGTGCCCAAGTCCATCGTCTACCGCCTGCTGGCGCCGACCATGGAGCTGGACGACGTGCTGCGCATCAACTGCCGTGAAGACAAGCTCGAACGGCTGCTGGCCGACCTGGCGATCCAGCGCCTGGACCTGGTGATTTCCGACAGCCCCATGCCCAGCCACCTGGACATCAAGGGCTATAGCCAGAAGCTGGGCGAATGCGGGTTGAGCTTCTTCGCCACCCCGGCGCTGGCACAACGCCTTGAAGGCCCCTTCCCCGCCTGCCTGCAGGATGCGCCATTGCTTATTCCCGGGCAGGAAACCGTGGTCCGCAGCCGCCTGCTGCGCTGGCTGGCTGAGCAGCAGGTGCAGCCGCGGATCGTGGGTGAGTTCGATGACAGTGCCTTGATGCAGGCATTCGGGCAGTCGGGCAGCGGCATCTTCGTCGCGCCCAGCGTGATCGCCGAGGAAGTGTGCCGCCAGTATGGCGTGGTGCTGATCGGGCAGACCGAGGCCGTGCACGAGTCGTTCTATGCCATTTCGGTGGAGCGCAAGGTCAAGCACCCGGGGATCGTGGCGATTACCGAGGGGGCGCGGCGGGAGTTGTTTCACTGGTGA
- the sstT gene encoding serine/threonine transporter SstT yields the protein MTPVLRFLNRTSLVTQIVIGLIAGIALALLAPAIARDMAFLGKVFVSALKAVAPVLVFILVMASIANHRHGQETHIRPILWLYLLGTFGAAVVAVVASMLFPSNLVLSTGEATLSAPGGITEVLQNLLLSAVDNPINALLNANFIGILTWAIGLGVALRHAGETTRTVVEDLSNGVTLIVRVVIRFAPLGIFGLVSATLAQSGLDALLGYLHLLAVLIGCMLFVALVMNPLIVFWKIRRNPYPLTLLCLRESGITAFFTRSSAANIPVNLALSERLGLHEDTYSVSIPLGATINMAGAAITITVLTLAAVHTLGIPVDLPTAVLLSVVAAVCACGASGVAGGSLLLIPLACSLFGIPSEIAMQVVAVGFIIGVLQDSAETALNSSTDVLFTAAACQAEEQRTA from the coding sequence ATGACCCCTGTCCTCCGCTTCCTCAACCGCACCAGCCTGGTGACGCAGATCGTCATCGGCCTGATCGCCGGCATCGCCCTGGCCCTGCTTGCGCCCGCCATCGCCCGCGACATGGCCTTCCTCGGGAAAGTGTTCGTCAGCGCCCTCAAGGCGGTGGCCCCCGTGCTGGTGTTCATCCTGGTGATGGCCTCGATCGCCAACCACCGCCACGGCCAGGAAACCCATATTCGCCCGATCCTCTGGCTGTACCTGCTGGGCACCTTCGGCGCCGCAGTAGTCGCGGTGGTCGCCAGCATGCTGTTCCCGTCCAACCTGGTGCTGAGCACCGGCGAGGCTACGCTGAGCGCGCCGGGCGGCATTACCGAGGTGCTGCAGAACCTGCTGCTGAGTGCGGTCGACAACCCGATCAACGCCCTGCTCAATGCCAACTTCATCGGCATACTGACCTGGGCCATCGGCCTGGGCGTGGCCCTGCGCCATGCCGGCGAAACCACCCGCACCGTGGTCGAGGACCTGTCCAATGGCGTGACCCTGATCGTGCGCGTGGTCATCCGCTTCGCCCCGCTGGGCATCTTTGGCCTGGTCAGCGCCACCCTGGCCCAGTCGGGCCTGGACGCCCTGCTCGGTTACCTGCACCTGCTGGCGGTGCTGATCGGCTGCATGCTGTTCGTGGCGCTGGTGATGAACCCGCTGATCGTGTTCTGGAAAATCCGCCGCAACCCGTACCCGCTGACCCTGCTGTGCCTGCGCGAAAGCGGTATCACCGCGTTCTTCACCCGCAGCTCGGCGGCCAACATTCCGGTGAACCTGGCCTTGTCGGAGCGCCTTGGCCTGCATGAGGACACCTACTCGGTGTCGATCCCGCTGGGTGCGACCATCAACATGGCCGGTGCCGCCATCACCATCACCGTGCTGACCCTGGCGGCGGTGCATACCCTGGGTATTCCGGTGGACCTGCCGACCGCTGTGCTGCTCAGCGTGGTGGCGGCGGTGTGTGCCTGCGGCGCCTCGGGTGTGGCCGGTGGTTCGCTGCTGCTGATTCCGCTGGCATGCAGCCTGTTTGGCATCCCTAGCGAAATTGCCATGCAGGTGGTGGCAGTGGGCTTCATCATCGGCGTGCTGCAGGACTCGGCCGAGACGGCGCTGAATTCGTCGACCGATGTGCTGTTTACCGCAGCGGCGTGCCAGGCCGAAGAGCAGCGCACCGCTTGA
- a CDS encoding YceH family protein: MSEHETAGEGRFNSIEIRILGSLIEKQATSPESYPLTLNALVLACNQKTSREPVMNLTQGQVGQALRALEGQGMTRLQMGSRADRWEHRVDKALELVPAQLVLMGLMFLRGPQTLNELLTRSNRLHDFDDTEQIQHQLERLISRGLALHLPRQAGQREDRYTHALGDPAEIEAILAARQQEGGARSGGNVSEDRIEALEARIAALEARLAELEG, encoded by the coding sequence ATGTCAGAACACGAAACCGCCGGCGAAGGCCGCTTCAACAGCATCGAGATCCGTATTCTCGGCTCGCTGATCGAGAAGCAGGCCACCAGCCCGGAAAGCTACCCGCTGACCCTCAATGCCCTGGTTCTGGCCTGCAACCAGAAGACCAGCCGCGAGCCGGTGATGAACCTCACCCAAGGCCAGGTCGGCCAGGCCCTGCGCGCCCTCGAAGGGCAAGGCATGACCCGCCTGCAGATGGGCAGCCGCGCCGACCGCTGGGAACACCGGGTGGACAAGGCGCTGGAGCTGGTGCCGGCGCAACTGGTACTGATGGGCCTGATGTTCCTGCGCGGCCCGCAAACCCTCAACGAACTGCTGACCCGCAGCAACCGCCTGCACGACTTCGACGACACCGAGCAGATCCAGCACCAGCTGGAGCGCCTGATCTCGCGCGGCCTGGCCTTGCACCTGCCACGCCAGGCCGGCCAGCGGGAAGACCGTTACACCCATGCCTTGGGCGATCCGGCGGAAATCGAGGCGATCCTGGCTGCACGGCAGCAGGAAGGTGGCGCACGCAGCGGCGGCAATGTGTCGGAAGACCGTATCGAAGCCCTGGAAGCCCGCATCGCGGCGCTGGAGGCACGCCTGGCCGAGCTGGAAGGCTGA
- the ahpF gene encoding alkyl hydroperoxide reductase subunit F → MLDATLKSQLKTYLERVTQPIEIVASLDDGAKSRELHDLLLEIASLSNLITFSADGTDARRPSFSLNRPGADINLRFAGIPMGHEFTSLVLALLQVGGHPSKASAEVIEQIQALEGEFTFETYFSLSCQNCPDVVQALNLMAVLNPNVRHVAIDGALFQAEVESRKIMAVPSIYLNGEVFGQGRMGLEEILGKIDTSAGSRQAEKINAKDAFDVLVVGGGPAGASAAIYAARKGIRTGIAAERFGGQVLDTLAIENFISVQETEGPKLATALEEHVKQYDVDIMNLQRGEALIPATAGGLHEVRLAGGASLKAKTVILATGARWREMNVPGEQEYRARGVAYCPHCDGPLFKGKRVAVIGGGNSGVEAAIDLAGIVAQVTLIEFDSQLRADAVLQRKLHSLPNVKVITSALTTEVLGNGEKVTGLRYKDRTTDQQHEVALEGIFVQIGLLPNTDWLKGTVELSPRGEIIVDAKGQTSIPGVFAAGDVTTVPYKQIVIAVGEGAKASLAAFDHLIRTSAPA, encoded by the coding sequence ATGTTGGACGCCACGCTTAAATCGCAACTGAAAACCTACCTGGAGCGGGTCACCCAGCCGATCGAGATCGTTGCTTCCCTCGACGACGGTGCGAAGTCCCGCGAATTGCACGACCTGCTGCTGGAAATTGCCAGCCTGTCGAACCTCATTACCTTTAGCGCGGACGGTACCGACGCCCGTCGTCCTTCGTTCTCGCTGAATCGCCCGGGAGCCGACATAAACCTGCGCTTCGCCGGCATCCCCATGGGCCACGAATTCACCTCGCTGGTGCTGGCACTGCTGCAAGTCGGCGGCCACCCGTCCAAGGCCAGTGCCGAAGTGATCGAGCAGATCCAGGCGCTGGAAGGCGAATTCACCTTCGAAACCTATTTCTCGCTGTCGTGCCAGAACTGCCCGGACGTGGTCCAGGCGCTGAACCTGATGGCGGTGCTCAACCCCAATGTGCGCCACGTGGCCATCGACGGCGCGCTGTTCCAGGCAGAAGTGGAATCGCGCAAGATCATGGCGGTGCCGAGCATCTACCTGAACGGCGAAGTGTTCGGCCAGGGCCGCATGGGCCTGGAAGAAATCCTTGGCAAGATCGACACCAGCGCAGGTAGCCGCCAGGCCGAGAAGATCAATGCCAAGGATGCCTTCGATGTGCTGGTGGTCGGTGGTGGCCCAGCCGGCGCCTCGGCAGCCATCTATGCCGCGCGTAAAGGCATCCGCACCGGTATTGCGGCCGAGCGTTTCGGCGGCCAGGTGCTCGATACCCTGGCCATCGAGAACTTCATCTCGGTACAGGAAACCGAAGGGCCGAAGCTGGCCACGGCGCTGGAAGAACACGTCAAGCAGTACGACGTGGACATCATGAACCTGCAGCGTGGCGAAGCGCTGATCCCGGCTACCGCTGGCGGCCTGCACGAAGTACGCCTGGCCGGTGGCGCCTCGCTCAAGGCCAAGACCGTGATCCTGGCCACCGGTGCCCGCTGGCGCGAAATGAACGTGCCGGGCGAGCAGGAATACCGCGCCCGTGGCGTGGCCTACTGCCCGCACTGTGACGGCCCGCTGTTCAAGGGCAAGCGCGTGGCGGTGATCGGTGGTGGCAACTCGGGTGTGGAGGCGGCCATCGACCTGGCCGGTATCGTCGCCCAGGTGACGCTGATCGAGTTCGACAGCCAACTGCGTGCCGATGCGGTGCTGCAGCGCAAGTTGCACAGCTTGCCGAACGTGAAGGTGATCACCAGTGCGCTGACCACCGAAGTGCTGGGGAATGGCGAAAAAGTGACCGGCCTGCGCTACAAGGACCGCACCACCGACCAGCAGCATGAAGTGGCGTTGGAAGGCATCTTCGTGCAGATCGGCCTGCTGCCGAACACCGACTGGCTGAAAGGTACCGTCGAGCTGTCGCCGCGTGGCGAGATCATCGTCGACGCCAAGGGCCAGACCAGCATCCCGGGTGTGTTTGCGGCGGGTGACGTGACGACCGTGCCGTACAAGCAGATCGTGATCGCGGTGGGTGAGGGGGCCAAGGCATCGCTGGCGGCCTTTGACCACCTGATTCGCACGTCGGCACCGGCATAA
- the ahpC gene encoding alkyl hydroperoxide reductase subunit C: protein MPIINSQVKPFNATAYHKGEFVQVSEADLKGKWSVVFFYPADFTFVCPTELGDLADNYAEFQKLGVEIYGVSTDTHFTHKAWHDTSDTIGKIQYPLIGDPTHVISRNFDVLIEEAGLADRGTFVINPEGQIKIVELNDGGVGRDAAELLRKVKAAQYVAAHPGEVCPAKWKEGEATLAPSLDLVGKI, encoded by the coding sequence ATGCCAATCATCAACAGCCAGGTCAAACCGTTCAACGCCACCGCCTACCACAAGGGCGAATTCGTCCAGGTCAGCGAAGCCGACCTGAAAGGCAAGTGGTCTGTCGTGTTCTTCTACCCGGCTGACTTCACCTTCGTCTGCCCGACCGAGCTGGGTGACCTCGCCGACAACTACGCCGAGTTCCAGAAGCTGGGCGTGGAAATCTACGGCGTGTCCACCGACACCCACTTCACCCACAAAGCCTGGCACGACACTTCGGACACCATCGGCAAGATCCAGTACCCACTGATCGGTGACCCGACCCACGTTATTTCGCGCAACTTCGACGTGCTGATCGAAGAAGCCGGCCTGGCCGATCGCGGTACCTTCGTGATCAACCCGGAAGGCCAGATCAAGATCGTCGAACTGAACGACGGTGGGGTAGGCCGCGATGCTGCCGAACTGCTGCGTAAAGTGAAAGCTGCCCAGTACGTTGCCGCTCACCCGGGCGAAGTCTGCCCGGCCAAGTGGAAAGAAGGCGAAGCCACCCTGGCGCCATCGCTGGACCTGGTCGGCAAGATCTAA
- the gorA gene encoding glutathione-disulfide reductase: protein MAYDFDLFVIGAGSGGVRAARFAAGFGAKVAVAESRYLGGTCVNVGCVPKKLLVYGAHVADELEQAAGFGWTLEEGHFDWGTLIANKNREIERLNGIYRNLLVNSGVTLLQGHARLTGANEVEVEGQRYTAEHILIATGGWPQVPDIPGKELAITSNEAFYLKDLPRRVLVVGGGYIAVEFAGIFQGLGADTTLLYRGDLFLRGFDGSVRTHLKEELEKRGLDLQFNADIQRIDKLEDGSLKATLKDGRELVTDCVFYATGRRPMLDNLGLENTGVELDARGFIRVDDQYQTTAPSILAIGDVIGRVQLTPVALAEGMAVARRLFKPEQYRPVDYQNIPTAVFSQPPIGTVGLTEEQALEAGHKVQVFESRFRAMKLTLTDIQEKTLMKLVVDAETDKVLGCHMVGPDAGEIIQGLGVALKAGATKQQFDETIGVHPTAAEEFVTMRTATR, encoded by the coding sequence ATGGCCTACGATTTTGATCTGTTCGTGATTGGTGCCGGGTCCGGTGGTGTGCGCGCGGCGCGGTTTGCCGCCGGCTTCGGCGCAAAGGTGGCAGTGGCCGAGAGCCGCTACCTGGGCGGTACCTGCGTCAACGTGGGCTGCGTGCCGAAAAAACTGCTGGTGTACGGCGCGCACGTTGCCGACGAGCTGGAGCAGGCTGCTGGTTTCGGCTGGACCCTGGAAGAAGGGCATTTCGACTGGGGCACCCTGATCGCCAACAAGAACCGGGAAATCGAACGCCTCAACGGCATCTACCGCAACCTGCTGGTCAACAGCGGGGTCACCCTGTTGCAGGGCCACGCGCGCCTGACCGGTGCCAATGAAGTGGAAGTGGAAGGCCAGCGCTACACCGCCGAGCACATCCTCATCGCCACCGGTGGCTGGCCGCAGGTGCCGGACATCCCGGGCAAGGAACTGGCCATTACCTCCAACGAAGCCTTCTACCTCAAGGACCTGCCACGCCGGGTGCTGGTGGTCGGTGGTGGCTACATCGCCGTCGAGTTCGCCGGCATCTTCCAGGGCCTGGGGGCCGACACCACCTTGCTGTACCGTGGCGACCTGTTCCTGCGTGGCTTCGATGGTTCGGTGCGTACGCACCTGAAGGAAGAACTGGAAAAGCGCGGCCTCGACCTGCAGTTCAACGCCGACATCCAGCGCATCGACAAGCTCGAGGACGGTAGCCTCAAGGCCACCCTCAAGGATGGTCGCGAGTTGGTCACCGATTGTGTGTTTTACGCCACCGGCCGCCGCCCGATGCTCGACAACCTGGGCCTGGAAAACACCGGCGTGGAACTGGACGCGCGCGGCTTCATCCGCGTCGACGACCAGTACCAGACCACCGCACCGTCCATCCTGGCCATCGGTGACGTGATCGGCCGCGTGCAGCTTACCCCGGTGGCTCTGGCCGAAGGCATGGCCGTGGCCCGGCGCCTGTTCAAGCCCGAGCAATACCGCCCGGTGGACTACCAGAACATTCCCACCGCAGTGTTCAGCCAGCCGCCCATCGGCACCGTGGGCCTGACCGAAGAGCAGGCGCTGGAGGCCGGGCACAAGGTGCAGGTGTTCGAAAGCCGCTTCCGCGCGATGAAACTGACCCTGACCGACATCCAGGAAAAGACCCTGATGAAGCTGGTGGTCGATGCCGAGACCGACAAGGTGCTGGGCTGCCACATGGTCGGCCCCGACGCGGGCGAGATCATCCAGGGCCTGGGCGTTGCCCTGAAGGCCGGTGCGACGAAGCAGCAATTCGACGAAACCATTGGCGTGCACCCGACCGCGGCCGAAGAGTTCGTGACCATGCGCACAGCGACGCGCTGA
- the galU gene encoding UTP--glucose-1-phosphate uridylyltransferase GalU, with product MIKKCLFPAAGYGTRFLPATKAMPKEMLPVVNKPLIQYGVEEALDAGLNEISIVTGRGKRALEDHFDISYELENQIKGTDKEKYLVGIRRLLDECSFSYTRQTEMKGLGHAILTGRPLIGDEPFAVVLADDLCVNPEGDGVLTQMVKLYNQFRCSIVAIQEVDPQETNKYGVIAGDMIRDDIFRVTNMVEKPKPEDAPSNLAIIGRYILTPDIFDIIANTEPGKGGEIQITDALMQQAQNGCVIAYKFKGKRFDCGGAEGYIDATNFCFENYYKTGKAY from the coding sequence ATGATCAAAAAATGCTTGTTCCCGGCAGCCGGTTACGGCACTCGCTTCCTGCCTGCTACCAAAGCCATGCCCAAGGAAATGCTGCCGGTGGTCAACAAGCCACTGATCCAGTATGGCGTTGAAGAGGCACTGGATGCCGGTCTGAACGAGATTTCCATCGTCACCGGGCGCGGCAAGCGCGCGCTGGAAGACCACTTCGACATCAGCTACGAGCTGGAAAACCAGATCAAGGGCACCGACAAGGAAAAATACCTGGTTGGTATCCGTCGCCTGCTCGACGAGTGCTCGTTCTCCTACACCCGCCAGACCGAAATGAAAGGCCTGGGCCACGCCATCCTGACTGGCCGCCCGCTGATTGGCGACGAGCCGTTCGCCGTGGTGCTGGCGGACGACCTGTGCGTGAACCCGGAAGGTGACGGCGTACTGACCCAGATGGTCAAGCTGTACAACCAGTTCCGTTGCTCGATCGTCGCCATCCAGGAAGTCGATCCGCAGGAAACCAACAAGTACGGTGTGATCGCCGGCGACATGATCCGTGACGATATTTTCCGCGTCACCAACATGGTCGAGAAGCCAAAGCCGGAAGACGCCCCGTCGAACCTGGCGATCATCGGTCGCTACATCCTGACCCCGGACATCTTCGACATCATCGCCAACACCGAGCCGGGCAAAGGTGGCGAGATCCAGATCACCGACGCGCTGATGCAACAGGCGCAGAACGGCTGCGTGATCGCCTACAAGTTCAAAGGCAAGCGTTTCGACTGCGGTGGCGCCGAAGGCTACATCGACGCGACCAACTTCTGCTTCGAGAACTACTACAAGACTGGCAAGGCTTACTGA
- a CDS encoding c-type cytochrome, with protein MKPMIPALLLLAVGSAQAAQIAMEDQSQLKVPGVQAAPQFVPPAESELPDNAFGKMVREGHALFVDTRRLMPEAVGNGMNCSNCHLDQGRLAHSAPMWGAYPMYPAYRKKNDKVNTYAERIQGCFQFSMNGKPPAADSPQMTALAVYSYWLSTKAPTGVEIAGRGYPEVPQPKGGYDFKRGQQVYREQCAICHGDNGEGQKVAGEYVMPPLWGKDSYNWGAGMHRINTAASFIKYNMPLGKPGSLSDQQAWDVAAWINRHERPQDPRLVEGSIEKTRVKFHANDGVNLYGQKVDGVLIGQGTGS; from the coding sequence ATGAAACCGATGATTCCAGCCCTGTTGTTGCTGGCCGTGGGCAGCGCCCAGGCCGCCCAGATTGCCATGGAAGACCAGTCGCAGTTGAAAGTGCCTGGCGTGCAGGCCGCGCCGCAGTTCGTGCCGCCTGCGGAAAGTGAGTTGCCAGACAATGCCTTTGGCAAGATGGTGCGCGAAGGGCACGCCCTGTTCGTCGACACCCGCAGGCTGATGCCCGAGGCCGTGGGCAACGGCATGAACTGCAGCAACTGCCATCTTGACCAGGGGCGGCTGGCGCATTCCGCGCCGATGTGGGGGGCGTACCCGATGTACCCTGCGTACCGCAAGAAAAACGACAAGGTCAACACTTACGCCGAGCGAATCCAGGGCTGCTTCCAGTTCAGCATGAACGGCAAGCCGCCTGCGGCCGATAGCCCGCAGATGACGGCGCTGGCGGTGTATTCGTACTGGCTGTCGACCAAGGCGCCGACCGGCGTGGAGATTGCCGGGCGTGGTTACCCGGAGGTGCCGCAGCCCAAGGGCGGATACGACTTCAAGCGCGGCCAGCAGGTTTATCGCGAGCAGTGTGCGATTTGCCACGGCGACAACGGTGAAGGGCAGAAGGTGGCGGGCGAGTATGTGATGCCGCCGCTGTGGGGCAAGGATTCCTACAACTGGGGCGCCGGCATGCACCGCATCAACACCGCGGCGTCGTTCATCAAGTACAACATGCCGCTGGGCAAGCCGGGCAGCCTGAGTGACCAGCAGGCCTGGGATGTGGCGGCCTGGATCAATCGCCATGAACGGCCGCAGGATCCGCGGTTGGTGGAAGGCTCCATCGAGAAGACGCGGGTGAAGTTCCATGCCAATGACGGGGTGAACCTGTATGGGCAGAAGGTCGATGGGGTGCTGATCGGGCAGGGGACCGGTAGCTGA
- a CDS encoding c-type cytochrome, with amino-acid sequence MTPLSRAVIGSLLILAWPTAHAADGQKVFTQGGANPAAMACLGCHGPDGKGIAAAGFPRLAGLPAAYLSKQLHDWRSGSRKQPVMEPLAKALSEDEIKAVSTYLASLPADPAGDLRRQQIADDPTTRMALYGDWSRQIPGCVQCHGPGGGGVGEHFPPLAGQPASYLVAQLNAWRDGTRSNDPNQLMVGVAKAMTDDEIKAVAEFFARPASQEVKP; translated from the coding sequence ATGACACCGTTGAGTCGCGCCGTGATCGGCAGCCTGCTGATCCTGGCCTGGCCCACGGCGCATGCCGCCGATGGCCAGAAAGTCTTCACCCAGGGCGGGGCCAACCCCGCCGCCATGGCTTGCCTGGGTTGCCATGGCCCGGACGGCAAGGGCATTGCCGCTGCCGGCTTCCCGCGCCTGGCCGGGCTACCGGCGGCTTACCTCAGCAAGCAATTGCATGACTGGCGCAGCGGCAGCCGCAAGCAGCCGGTGATGGAGCCGCTTGCCAAGGCCCTGAGCGAGGATGAGATCAAGGCGGTCAGCACCTACCTGGCCAGCCTGCCGGCAGACCCCGCAGGCGACCTGCGTCGCCAGCAGATTGCCGATGACCCCACCACCCGCATGGCCCTGTACGGCGACTGGAGCCGGCAGATTCCTGGCTGCGTGCAGTGCCATGGCCCGGGTGGTGGCGGGGTTGGCGAACACTTCCCGCCTTTGGCCGGCCAGCCCGCCAGTTACCTGGTGGCGCAGCTCAATGCCTGGCGTGACGGCACCCGCAGCAATGACCCCAACCAGCTGATGGTCGGCGTGGCCAAGGCCATGACCGATGACGAGATCAAGGCCGTTGCCGAGTTCTTCGCCCGCCCCGCCAGCCAGGAGGTCAAACCATGA
- a CDS encoding DUF1883 domain-containing protein, whose product MKFVHQREHLNEDDIVVIECSQRCNIRLMNDANFRSFKNGGRHTYHGGHFDKFPAKITVPSTGFWNITIDTVTTRPISVTRKPTLTHKIKIVRRSSSKLR is encoded by the coding sequence ATGAAATTCGTACACCAGCGCGAGCACCTGAACGAGGACGACATCGTCGTCATCGAGTGCTCCCAGCGCTGCAATATCCGCCTGATGAACGACGCCAACTTCCGCAGCTTCAAGAACGGCGGTCGTCACACCTACCACGGCGGCCATTTCGACAAGTTCCCGGCAAAGATCACCGTGCCCAGCACCGGGTTCTGGAACATCACCATCGATACCGTGACCACCCGCCCGATCTCGGTCACCCGCAAGCCAACCTTGACCCACAAGATCAAGATCGTCCGTCGTTCGTCGTCGAAACTCAGATAA
- a CDS encoding NAD(P)H-dependent flavin oxidoreductase: MSHWPDRRILDLLGIELPILQAPMAGATGSGMAIAVGLAGGLGALPCAMLTGDQVRAEIAAFRTGCPGRPLNLNFFCHQPPAPDAERDARWKQALEPYYREVGADFAAPTPVSNRAPFDEQSCQLVEQLRPEVVSFHFGLPQADLLQRVKASGAKVLSSATTVEEAVWLERHGCDAIIAMGYEAGGHRGMFLSDDITSQIGTFALVPQVADAVSIPVIAAGGIADHRGLLAALALGASAVQIGTAYLFCPEAKVSPAHRQALDSAPASDTALTNLFTGRPARGINNRIMRELGPMSDLAPRFPLAGGALMPLRAITDPQGNSDFSNLWSGQALRLGKHMPAGALTREIAEKALAVLGPQPSA; encoded by the coding sequence ATGAGCCACTGGCCCGACCGCCGCATCCTCGACCTGCTGGGCATCGAGCTGCCCATTCTGCAGGCCCCCATGGCCGGTGCGACGGGCTCGGGCATGGCCATCGCCGTGGGCCTGGCGGGCGGTTTGGGCGCCCTGCCCTGCGCCATGCTCACGGGCGACCAGGTGCGCGCCGAGATCGCCGCCTTCCGTACCGGCTGCCCGGGCCGCCCGTTGAACCTGAACTTCTTCTGCCACCAGCCGCCAGCGCCCGATGCCGAGCGCGATGCACGCTGGAAGCAGGCGCTCGAGCCCTATTACCGCGAAGTGGGTGCCGACTTCGCGGCCCCCACGCCGGTATCCAACCGCGCGCCTTTCGACGAGCAGAGCTGCCAGCTGGTCGAGCAACTGCGCCCGGAGGTGGTGAGCTTCCACTTCGGCCTGCCGCAGGCTGACCTGCTGCAGCGGGTAAAGGCCAGCGGCGCCAAGGTGCTGTCCAGCGCCACCACCGTCGAGGAAGCCGTGTGGCTGGAGCGCCACGGTTGTGATGCGATCATTGCCATGGGCTATGAAGCGGGTGGCCATCGCGGCATGTTCCTCAGCGACGACATCACCAGCCAGATCGGCACCTTCGCCCTGGTGCCGCAGGTGGCCGATGCGGTCAGCATCCCTGTGATTGCCGCTGGCGGCATTGCTGACCACCGCGGCCTGTTGGCGGCACTAGCCTTGGGGGCTTCGGCCGTGCAGATCGGCACGGCTTACCTGTTCTGCCCCGAGGCCAAGGTCTCGCCGGCGCATCGCCAGGCCCTGGACAGCGCGCCTGCCAGTGACACGGCGCTGACCAACCTGTTCACCGGCCGACCGGCGCGTGGCATCAACAACCGCATCATGCGCGAGCTGGGGCCGATGAGCGACCTGGCGCCGCGCTTCCCGCTGGCCGGTGGGGCGTTGATGCCTTTACGGGCGATTACGGATCCGCAGGGCAATAGCGACTTCAGCAACCTGTGGTCGGGGCAGGCATTGCGGCTGGGCAAGCATATGCCGGCGGGTGCGTTGACCCGGGAGATTGCCGAAAAGGCGCTGGCCGTGCTCGGCCCCCAACCGTCTGCGTAA